In Acidobacteriota bacterium, the genomic window ACCGACATGGTCACCCGCGGCGGTATCGAAACAATATTGGACGATGCCCAAACCGTGACAGATGCTTCATGGGGTCTCGTCGAAGCAGCAAATAAGGCCGGGGGTGTTGACAACACCACCGTGGTTGTCGTCGCCGCCGCCCAATGAACCGCAACGCCGAGGCGTCGCTTCTGATCGGGGCAGCTCTTCTTGTGTCTCTCGGTGTCGCGATGGTGAACTTCACGATCGGTCGAGGCTTCGATGCACAGGTTGCCCTCAGCTTTATTGTGTGGATCGTGTCTTTCGGGTCTGTCAGCCTGGCGCTGCGACGATGGGCTCCAGCCGCGACACCGTACCTCCTCCCGTTGGCCGCAATCCTCGCCGCGCTCGGATTCACCGAGATCTATCGGCTAGACGCCGGTCTGGCGGCAATCCAACGGTGGTCATTCTTGGTAGCCGGAGCGGTGGCATCTCTTGTCCTGTTCCTACTAAGGGACGAAGGGGTGGCAAGGCTCCGACGGTATCGGTACCTGTTCCTCACCGGCGGAATCCTGCTTCTCCTCCTGCCGCTTCTGCCGGATTCCCTCCCGCTGCACGGGGCCGAGATCAATGGATCCCGTCTGTGGGTACGGTTCCAAGGATTTAGCTTCCAGCCGGGCGAAGTGGCGAAATTGTTCCTCGCCGTCTTCCTGGCCTCGTACCTCGCGGAGAACCACATTTCCATGTCGCGACACACACGTCGGGTGTTCGGCCTCGGCTTCCCACCGCTACGGCATTTCGGACCAATCCTGATCGCCGGTGGCGTCGCATTCATCGTATTGGTCTACCAAAGGGACCTTGGAGCGTCGCTGCTGCTCTTCGCCTTGTTCGTGGGGATGACCTACATAGCAACAGGGCGCCGGTCATACCTCGCCGTCGGAGGAATCCTGGTCGTGATAGGAGGTGGTGTTGCCTACCAGGCGTTTGACCACGTACAACGCAGAGTTTCCGCGTGGTTAAACCCCTTCGGCGACTATGCGGACAGCGGGTACCAGATAGCCCAGAGCCTCTTCGCCATGGGCAGTGGAAGCCTTACGGGGTCAGGTATCGGTCTTGGCCGGCCGGATCTGATTCCGGCTGCATCAACCGACTTCATCTTCGCCGCCGTTGCTGAGGAAATGGGTTTCGCTGGCTCAGTCGCGGTAATTGCGGCGTTCGCCTTGTTGGTTGCAGCCGGATTTGGCATCGCGTTGCGCACGAGAGACGTGTTCAGAAAGTTCTTGGCCGCAGCGCTAACGATCGTCATCGGTGTCCAGACTCTGTTGATTCTCGCCGGCGTCCTGCGCCTGTTCCCGGTCACCGGTATCACGTTGCCATTCATGTCCTATGGAGGATCGAGCCTTGTGGCGAACATGGTCCTGATTGCACTGCTCGCCCGAATCTCGCATACCGGACGCAGTGTATGAACCCACCGATTCGTCATCTAGCCCTGATCATGTTTGTGGCATTCTCGCTGCTCATTGGGGCCACAACATACCATCAGCTCATTGCAGGCCCTGGGTACCGCGACGACCCCAGGAACCTCCGCGTTGCGGCCTCCCGTCTCGGAAGAGAGCGGGGGACGATCATCACACGAGATGGGGAGGTCGTTGCCGAGTCCATCCAAGACGCTAACGACCCGAGCGTATTCCAACGCTCATACCCACGCGGTGTTTTGTACGCCCACATAGTCGGGTACGACTCTCTGCTGTTTGGGACGACCGGTCTTGAATCATCTCGAAGCACCGACCTTGTCTCCACCAGGGACGCGACAATATCGGGGCTATTAGCTGCCCTCTTCGGCAGCGATCTACGACCAAAAGGCCTGCGGCTCACCATCGATCACCAGCTACAGCTTGTTGCGGCCACCGCTCTTGGAGATCAGCGTGGAGCAGTGATCGCTATTGATCCGGCCACCGGAGCCATCCTTGCAATGGTGTCGACACCCAGTTTTGATCCCAACAGCCTCATCGGGCCTCGAGCCGGCGACGCAGGACAGGCTCTCGATAGCGACCCAGCGCTTCCGCTACTAAACCGCACCACAAGCGAATCGTATGCCCCCGGGTCCATATTCAAGATCATCACTATCGCCGCAGCGCTTGAAAACGGTAACGCCAACCCACTGACTCTTTTCGACGATCCGGTCGCCCTCGACCTTCCGGGCTCCACCGCGGTGATCCACAACTTTTCCGGCAAGACGTGCACCGCCGGAGACACGGTTAGCCTTGAAAACGCGTTCATCCGGTCATGCAACACCATTTTCGCACAGCTCGGCATGGACGTCGGCTCGGACGTTTTGGTCAGTCAGGCCGAGAAATTCGGCTTTAACGACGAAATGCCCGCCGACTTCCCCACACTGGGCTCAGTCATCCCTGCCGCAAACACATTTACATTCGATCTGCCAGGTCTGGCACAAACAGCAATCGGTCAGAAAGATGTTCAGGCGACACCCCTCCAAATGGTCCTTGTCGCGGCGGCAATTGCCAACGGTGGCGACATCATGGTCCCCTACATCGTCGACGAAGTGTTCACCGCCGAAGCAACTGTGGTCGAGCGAACGCAACCCGCGGTGTGGCGAAAGGCGGTGGGTCGTGCCACCGCCGAAACCGTAACAACGCTTATGGAACGCGTCGTCACCTCCGGAACCGCCCGCCGAGCGGCAGTAGCAAATGTGCGGATCGCCGGCAAGACCGGCACCGCCGAAGTCCCCGGCGGTCCTCCTCACGCGTGGTTCGTCGGCTTCGGTCCAGTGGCCCCAGAACCGGGCGAAGCACAGATCGCGATAGTCGTGATCGTGGAGTCGGGTGGGGACATAGGAGAGAGCGCGACCGGTGGGTCTTTGGCTGCGCCGATCGCACAACAGCTGCTCGCCACATTCTTTGGCGTTCCCAAGTAGCGAGACGCCGTGTTTGCGTAGAACAGGGGTAGCATCTACGGGCCGTGACAGAAATACGCATTCTCTCAGACCGATATAGGCTCATTCGACACATCGCCCGCGGGGGTATGGCTGACGTGTGGGAAGCAGCAGACCAGCTTCTTAACCGTCGAGTCGCGGTGAAGATGCTGCACCCGCAGTTCGCCAGGGATGAAGCATTTGTGAAGCGGTTCCGCAAAGAAGCCCAGAACGCTGCGAACCTGACCCACCCAAACATCGTCGCCATTTACGACTGGGGTGAGGAGGGGGACACTTACTTCATAGTGATGGAACTCATTGACGGACGAACGCTGCGAGACATTCTCCGCTCGGAGGGCGAGTTCCTCCCGCGGCGGGCGGCCGAAATCGCCGCAGAGACGGCTGCTGCATTGACCGTTGCACATGAAGCTGGTGTCTTCCACCGAGACGTCAAGTCTGGCAACATTCTTCTCACACCGGACGGGTCGGTGAAGGTCACAGATTTCGGCATTGCGCGAGCTCTCGACGACTCGGAAGAACTCACAAAGACGGGCGCAGTTATCGGGACCGCGACATATTTCTCACCCGAGCAGGCGCAAGGCCTGCCCGCGGACGAACGGTCTGACATC contains:
- a CDS encoding FtsW/RodA/SpoVE family cell cycle protein: MNRNAEASLLIGAALLVSLGVAMVNFTIGRGFDAQVALSFIVWIVSFGSVSLALRRWAPAATPYLLPLAAILAALGFTEIYRLDAGLAAIQRWSFLVAGAVASLVLFLLRDEGVARLRRYRYLFLTGGILLLLLPLLPDSLPLHGAEINGSRLWVRFQGFSFQPGEVAKLFLAVFLASYLAENHISMSRHTRRVFGLGFPPLRHFGPILIAGGVAFIVLVYQRDLGASLLLFALFVGMTYIATGRRSYLAVGGILVVIGGGVAYQAFDHVQRRVSAWLNPFGDYADSGYQIAQSLFAMGSGSLTGSGIGLGRPDLIPAASTDFIFAAVAEEMGFAGSVAVIAAFALLVAAGFGIALRTRDVFRKFLAAALTIVIGVQTLLILAGVLRLFPVTGITLPFMSYGGSSLVANMVLIALLARISHTGRSV
- a CDS encoding penicillin-binding protein 2, with product MNPPIRHLALIMFVAFSLLIGATTYHQLIAGPGYRDDPRNLRVAASRLGRERGTIITRDGEVVAESIQDANDPSVFQRSYPRGVLYAHIVGYDSLLFGTTGLESSRSTDLVSTRDATISGLLAALFGSDLRPKGLRLTIDHQLQLVAATALGDQRGAVIAIDPATGAILAMVSTPSFDPNSLIGPRAGDAGQALDSDPALPLLNRTTSESYAPGSIFKIITIAAALENGNANPLTLFDDPVALDLPGSTAVIHNFSGKTCTAGDTVSLENAFIRSCNTIFAQLGMDVGSDVLVSQAEKFGFNDEMPADFPTLGSVIPAANTFTFDLPGLAQTAIGQKDVQATPLQMVLVAAAIANGGDIMVPYIVDEVFTAEATVVERTQPAVWRKAVGRATAETVTTLMERVVTSGTARRAAVANVRIAGKTGTAEVPGGPPHAWFVGFGPVAPEPGEAQIAIVVIVESGGDIGESATGGSLAAPIAQQLLATFFGVPK